In one window of Poriferisphaera corsica DNA:
- a CDS encoding alpha/beta fold hydrolase: protein MTKPRPINGRGLFAALTLLFIITSSGCGFSSRVNPSFSTSYDDAKVELTQMSEDPVLLNRPVVVLGGWGDPGFVPTSISKRMQLATGDTRVIAVNFLGTGGFDESARKAVREVDEAFPSDDPNQTVEVDVIGFSMGGLVARYAAIPVSETGEKKFRKRLNIKNLYTISTPHKGAELAWTAWWDPSARAMMPGSDFIVRLNRDFKENHRYNTTAYTRLQDLIVGEENAAPDGVDLWWVDNRPFQTAHGNSGTDRRFLADIARRLRSEPPLALGKPAPFPWETDVPQVQPTTVLVKNTDTDSQPSPVIAEYNASPAPSNSISPATSPTNSGG from the coding sequence ATGACCAAACCACGACCCATCAACGGTCGCGGCCTGTTCGCCGCTTTAACACTTCTATTTATCATCACATCATCCGGGTGTGGTTTCAGTAGCCGTGTAAACCCATCATTCTCGACCTCATACGACGACGCAAAAGTCGAACTCACGCAAATGTCTGAAGATCCCGTCTTACTCAATCGTCCTGTCGTCGTGCTGGGGGGTTGGGGTGATCCCGGCTTCGTGCCAACCTCAATCTCAAAACGTATGCAACTCGCCACCGGCGACACTCGTGTCATTGCAGTCAACTTCCTTGGCACAGGTGGCTTTGACGAGTCCGCTCGCAAAGCCGTACGTGAAGTCGATGAAGCCTTTCCTTCCGATGACCCTAATCAAACAGTAGAAGTCGACGTCATTGGTTTCTCAATGGGCGGCCTTGTCGCTCGCTACGCCGCTATCCCCGTTTCGGAAACCGGTGAAAAGAAATTCCGTAAACGCCTCAACATTAAAAACCTCTACACCATCAGCACCCCTCACAAGGGAGCCGAACTCGCATGGACTGCCTGGTGGGACCCATCCGCCCGCGCCATGATGCCCGGCTCAGATTTTATCGTAAGACTCAACCGCGATTTTAAAGAGAACCATCGCTACAACACCACCGCATACACGAGGCTTCAAGACCTGATCGTCGGCGAAGAAAACGCCGCCCCCGACGGTGTTGATCTCTGGTGGGTCGACAACCGCCCATTCCAAACTGCACACGGCAACTCCGGTACCGATCGCCGTTTCCTTGCCGACATCGCGCGCCGTCTCCGATCCGAACCCCCGCTCGCACTCGGCAAGCCCGCACCATTCCCATGGGAAACAGATGTTCCTCAGGTTCAGCCGACAACCGTACTTGTAAAGAATACAGATACGGATTCGCAACCTTCGCCCGTGATCGCTGAATACAACGCATCACCTGCGCCATCCAACTCAATTTCCCCAGCAACGTCTCCAACAAACTCCGGCGGATAA
- a CDS encoding DUF1800 domain-containing protein, with amino-acid sequence MNTLLEPLKASDFDWYHARHLLWRAGFGGRYEEIKEYEDMGLDLAVDQLVDYSNINQQHVEQPEIDPDNIKPLTKEQRQKQSLARKNKDQEMLAQLKKQRQQRQRTDREDFKELQEWWLERIQQTTRPLEERLTLLWHSHFASKQQNVRDAYLMYQQNHLLRENASASFDLLASEIIHDPAMIKFLNNNQNNKRKPNENLARELMELFTLGEGNYTEQDISEGARALTGYTYRDNEFVFNKRVHDDDAKTILGQTSTHTGDDFVRILLAKPQCARFIAFKIYRHFVADISDQGQDWTKDQTSIIGQLARALQTHKYKIKPVLKLLLKSQHFYDPAIVGRKIKSPVHLFATTTRSLRTPDLKASKLRSAMRTMGQQLFEPPTVAGWDTGQAWINTSTLLARHNLTTTMITAGGKRNQKTFSYDPKSLLSGLNLQSASITQIADRVVDITLGNISAARRRPLYDFLASESKPTSRQSLISLLLLATTMPEYQLC; translated from the coding sequence ATGAACACTTTACTTGAGCCGCTTAAAGCATCAGATTTCGATTGGTACCATGCAAGACATTTGCTTTGGCGAGCAGGCTTTGGGGGAAGATACGAAGAAATTAAAGAATATGAGGATATGGGCCTGGATCTGGCGGTAGATCAATTGGTGGATTACAGCAACATCAATCAGCAGCATGTAGAGCAACCAGAAATTGATCCAGACAATATCAAGCCACTAACCAAAGAGCAGCGGCAGAAGCAATCTCTAGCCCGCAAAAATAAAGATCAGGAGATGCTCGCACAGTTAAAGAAGCAGCGGCAACAGCGGCAGCGAACTGATCGTGAAGATTTTAAGGAACTTCAGGAATGGTGGCTTGAGCGGATACAGCAAACCACGCGTCCACTTGAAGAAAGGCTCACTCTGCTTTGGCATTCGCATTTTGCGTCCAAACAGCAGAATGTTCGTGATGCATATCTCATGTATCAGCAAAATCACTTACTGCGTGAAAACGCTTCCGCGTCCTTCGACTTGCTCGCGAGTGAGATTATTCACGATCCAGCCATGATCAAGTTTCTCAACAACAATCAAAATAACAAGCGAAAACCGAATGAAAACCTTGCTCGTGAGCTTATGGAGCTATTCACGCTTGGCGAGGGGAACTATACCGAACAGGATATCAGTGAAGGTGCTCGTGCGCTGACAGGCTACACCTATCGTGATAATGAATTCGTTTTCAATAAACGGGTGCATGACGATGATGCCAAAACGATTCTGGGGCAGACTAGTACTCATACCGGCGATGACTTCGTTCGTATTCTCCTAGCCAAGCCACAGTGTGCACGTTTCATCGCCTTTAAAATTTACCGACATTTTGTAGCGGACATCTCCGATCAGGGGCAAGACTGGACGAAAGATCAGACGAGCATCATCGGCCAACTCGCTAGAGCACTTCAGACGCACAAATATAAAATCAAGCCAGTTCTAAAATTACTCCTCAAATCGCAGCATTTTTATGACCCCGCCATTGTTGGCCGCAAGATCAAAAGTCCTGTGCATTTGTTTGCAACAACAACCCGGTCACTGCGTACGCCAGATCTAAAGGCATCAAAACTACGTAGCGCCATGCGAACTATGGGGCAGCAACTTTTCGAGCCACCCACTGTCGCAGGTTGGGATACCGGTCAAGCATGGATCAATACCTCTACACTCTTGGCCCGCCACAATCTTACCACCACGATGATCACCGCTGGCGGTAAGCGGAATCAAAAAACCTTCTCATATGATCCGAAATCGCTATTAAGTGGGTTGAATTTACAATCTGCCTCAATTACGCAGATTGCAGATAGAGTCGTCGATATCACGCTTGGCAACATATCCGCTGCCCGAAGACGGCCTCTTTATGATTTTCTCGCTTCTGAATCAAAACCAACCTCACGTCAATCACTAATCAGTCTTTTGCTATTAGCCACGACCATGCCGGAGTACCAACTCTGTTAG
- a CDS encoding NCS2 family permease, with protein sequence MLNKIFQLQDNNTNVRTEVLAGITTFLTMAYIIFVQANLMSSSGIESGAAIMATCLASAFATLLMGLWAKYPIALAPGMGVNAYFAYTLIPALQEEGYAAPWQVGLGVVFVAGLAFILLTAVGIRETIMNAISRSMKNAIAVGIGLFIAFIGLKNATVIAPHAATYITLTDNLLNPDLAVFLVGLFVAAACHDRKIKGSILLGILASFITAIALKNILPMTAWAESDFVTNSALMQQFTLTHVTENGILETPPSIMPTLLQMDIAAVFSTFVFPFVIIFLFIDMFDTMGTLIGVSEQAGFVKDGKIPRVGKAMGADALGTTVGATLGTSTVTAYIESAAGVEQGGRTGLTAVVVAIGFLLAIFFTPVIQIIASYPSITAPALVIVGAMMIRNVVRIDWDDYSESIPAFLIIVGIPFSFSIGDGMAIGFIAYPIIKVLSGKRKDLNFTSVVLAIALLGYFIFLRAEF encoded by the coding sequence ATGCTTAACAAAATTTTTCAATTGCAGGACAACAACACCAATGTCCGCACCGAAGTACTCGCAGGCATCACCACCTTCCTCACCATGGCCTATATCATCTTCGTTCAGGCCAACCTCATGTCCTCCTCCGGCATCGAAAGCGGAGCCGCCATCATGGCCACATGCCTCGCCTCCGCTTTCGCCACCCTCCTCATGGGACTCTGGGCCAAATACCCCATCGCACTTGCACCCGGCATGGGCGTAAATGCTTATTTTGCCTACACTTTGATTCCTGCACTCCAGGAAGAGGGCTACGCCGCCCCCTGGCAGGTCGGTCTCGGTGTTGTCTTCGTTGCCGGCCTCGCCTTCATCCTACTCACAGCCGTCGGCATCCGTGAAACTATCATGAATGCCATCTCACGCTCCATGAAAAACGCCATCGCCGTCGGCATCGGCCTCTTCATCGCCTTCATCGGCCTCAAAAATGCAACCGTAATTGCCCCGCACGCAGCTACTTACATCACGCTCACTGATAACCTTCTCAACCCCGACCTCGCGGTCTTCCTTGTCGGCCTCTTTGTCGCCGCCGCGTGTCACGATCGTAAAATCAAAGGCAGCATCCTTTTAGGTATCCTCGCGTCCTTCATCACCGCCATTGCCCTAAAGAATATCCTACCCATGACCGCTTGGGCGGAGAGTGATTTCGTCACCAATTCCGCACTCATGCAGCAGTTCACACTCACCCACGTCACTGAAAACGGCATCCTCGAAACCCCACCCAGTATCATGCCCACATTGCTGCAAATGGATATAGCCGCAGTCTTTAGCACATTCGTCTTCCCCTTTGTCATCATCTTTCTGTTCATCGACATGTTCGACACCATGGGCACCCTGATCGGCGTCTCCGAGCAGGCAGGCTTCGTCAAAGATGGCAAAATCCCACGCGTCGGCAAAGCCATGGGCGCAGACGCCCTCGGCACCACCGTCGGGGCGACGTTAGGTACTTCAACCGTAACGGCTTACATCGAATCCGCTGCGGGTGTCGAACAAGGCGGCCGCACAGGATTAACCGCAGTCGTCGTCGCCATCGGCTTCCTTTTAGCCATCTTCTTCACCCCGGTCATCCAGATCATCGCCTCTTACCCATCCATCACCGCCCCTGCCCTGGTCATCGTCGGGGCAATGATGATCCGTAACGTTGTTCGCATTGACTGGGACGACTACTCCGAATCCATCCCAGCCTTCCTCATCATCGTCGGCATCCCGTTCTCATTCTCGATCGGCGACGGCATGGCGATCGGATTCATTGCCTACCCAATCATCAAAGTCCTTTCAGGCAAACGGAAAGATCTGAACTTCACAAGTGTTGTGCTGGCAATCGCATTGCTTGGCTACTTCATCTTCTTAAGAGCAGAATTCTAA
- a CDS encoding BUD32 family EKC/KEOPS complex subunit has translation MCNDTHPNLTALVKQSVKEVYKQDRRSRVWLVEYHGKPYVIKRFEYIPLRQILGWIIGLHPAQIEARRATQLIKQGLPAQPIVAAKLINGKAHLLTEFAGQQAYQELKSGNFASFAKRKQILQAISRLMRKLITSGWVFRDCKLSNMIISDKDRSIKLIDVGSFKRNCSRRRRLNMIRILDDTAKRANLSRAERLRMAISMGLNDKEIRELATNPQRTSTGY, from the coding sequence ATGTGTAATGATACCCATCCAAATCTCACCGCACTCGTCAAGCAATCCGTAAAGGAAGTATATAAACAGGATCGGCGTAGTCGTGTTTGGCTCGTCGAATACCACGGCAAGCCTTACGTGATAAAGCGATTCGAATACATCCCATTGCGACAGATTCTAGGTTGGATTATCGGCTTACACCCCGCGCAAATTGAAGCACGTCGTGCAACGCAGCTCATCAAGCAAGGCCTCCCCGCCCAGCCAATCGTTGCTGCAAAATTGATTAACGGTAAAGCCCATCTCCTAACCGAATTTGCCGGCCAGCAAGCTTATCAAGAACTAAAATCAGGTAATTTTGCATCGTTTGCCAAACGCAAACAGATCCTTCAAGCCATCAGTCGGCTCATGCGTAAACTTATCACCAGCGGCTGGGTCTTTCGCGACTGCAAATTAAGCAATATGATCATTTCCGACAAAGATCGATCGATAAAACTGATTGATGTTGGTAGTTTCAAGAGGAATTGTAGCCGACGTCGACGTCTTAACATGATCCGTATTCTTGATGATACAGCCAAGCGGGCCAATCTCTCCCGCGCAGAACGCTTGCGTATGGCCATCTCAATGGGCCTCAATGATAAAGAAATTCGCGAGCTCGCAACAAATCCGCAACGCACCTCAACCGGATACTAA
- the asnB gene encoding asparagine synthase (glutamine-hydrolyzing) has translation MCGFLTVIGDVEKENFDLALDTIETRGPDDRGVVQYKDLTFGHRRLAVIDIEGGHQPMQSPDGRFVLVYNGEIYNFQQLREELASQGVVFETDHSDTEVLLLGLQHWGPDTLLPKLDGMFAFSVYDKQGRVLHAARDRFGIKPFYYSTHNGFISASTLAPFWKLPDFPRNINYHALREYLAVHFIPAPLTILRDVHALMPGHHLKWHHDSNELTIKPFWSIPHADPAQDLTLDELVEITDHALYESVKRQLVADVPVGVFLSGGIDSSLMVHYMTRAYKESKRTEKVKTFTMTFPFARKGYDEAKYAKQVADLLQTEHTEINAKDMTQDFFVESIQNLDQPFADSAYLPLRKLCSHMQQYVTVAIAGDGGDEIFCGYPRYLETEDMFPPTAANKLIKSLADLNLVPGSLRRRALFGKDRLIWNHTKLGPFKGTRKDMYQFLTNDSIRHADLKDTMKHWVDLAASFADPIDTDALMRADLHKYLSDDYLTKTDRASMDFSLEVRVPMLGNPVTDEVLMHRVAASGLSEDNLKPVLKKLADKYLPREVWDRPKHGFSVPIYDFMTTEWKEVTADWVDRCEQIAPFLNSKEIKRRYAKLQSGRKDSRSMIYAVITLLGWLDKHPVDA, from the coding sequence ATGTGTGGATTCTTAACCGTTATCGGTGACGTCGAAAAAGAGAACTTCGATCTCGCATTAGATACGATTGAAACACGCGGCCCCGATGATCGTGGTGTTGTTCAATATAAAGATCTTACCTTCGGGCATCGTCGCCTTGCCGTCATCGATATCGAGGGTGGGCATCAACCCATGCAATCCCCCGATGGTCGCTTTGTACTTGTCTACAACGGTGAAATCTACAACTTTCAGCAGCTCCGCGAAGAACTCGCCTCCCAAGGCGTCGTCTTCGAAACAGACCACTCCGATACTGAAGTGCTTCTCCTTGGGCTACAACATTGGGGCCCGGATACGCTTTTACCAAAGCTAGATGGTATGTTTGCATTCTCTGTCTACGATAAACAGGGACGCGTGCTGCATGCCGCCCGAGATCGTTTTGGAATCAAGCCTTTCTACTATTCAACCCACAACGGCTTCATCTCAGCTTCGACTCTTGCACCGTTCTGGAAGCTCCCCGATTTTCCACGCAATATTAACTATCACGCGCTAAGAGAATACCTCGCTGTTCATTTTATTCCCGCACCGCTTACCATCCTCCGTGATGTTCACGCGCTAATGCCCGGCCATCATCTCAAGTGGCATCACGACAGCAATGAACTAACCATCAAACCTTTCTGGTCAATCCCTCACGCGGATCCAGCTCAAGATTTAACGCTCGATGAACTCGTCGAAATAACCGATCATGCGCTCTATGAATCCGTTAAACGTCAGCTTGTTGCCGATGTCCCCGTTGGTGTATTCCTTTCCGGCGGCATTGATTCATCGCTCATGGTTCATTACATGACCCGTGCATACAAAGAAAGCAAACGCACAGAAAAAGTCAAAACATTCACCATGACTTTTCCCTTTGCGCGTAAAGGGTATGACGAAGCAAAGTACGCGAAACAAGTTGCCGATTTACTTCAAACCGAGCACACTGAGATTAATGCGAAGGATATGACGCAGGATTTCTTTGTCGAATCGATCCAAAATCTCGATCAACCCTTCGCCGATTCAGCATACCTCCCATTACGCAAACTTTGCTCACACATGCAACAATATGTGACCGTCGCGATCGCGGGTGATGGCGGTGATGAAATTTTCTGTGGCTATCCCAGATATCTGGAAACAGAAGACATGTTTCCTCCAACTGCAGCAAATAAGCTGATTAAATCACTTGCAGATCTAAATCTCGTCCCCGGCTCACTTCGCAGGCGAGCATTGTTTGGGAAAGATCGGCTCATCTGGAATCACACAAAGCTCGGGCCTTTCAAAGGCACACGCAAGGATATGTATCAATTCCTAACGAATGATTCCATCCGCCATGCCGACCTGAAAGATACCATGAAGCACTGGGTCGATCTCGCCGCATCTTTCGCAGATCCGATCGATACTGATGCACTGATGCGTGCTGACCTCCATAAATATCTATCCGACGATTACCTCACGAAAACTGATCGTGCTTCAATGGATTTTAGCCTTGAAGTACGTGTGCCAATGCTGGGCAACCCCGTCACGGACGAGGTTCTCATGCACCGTGTTGCCGCTTCGGGTTTAAGTGAAGATAACCTCAAGCCTGTTCTCAAAAAACTCGCCGACAAATATCTTCCTCGTGAAGTGTGGGATCGTCCAAAGCATGGCTTCTCCGTTCCAATCTATGACTTCATGACCACGGAGTGGAAAGAAGTTACCGCCGATTGGGTCGATCGTTGCGAGCAGATCGCCCCATTCCTCAACAGTAAAGAAATCAAACGCCGGTATGCAAAGCTACAGTCTGGCCGCAAAGATTCACGCAGCATGATCTACGCCGTCATCACACTTCTTGGCTGGCTCGACAAACATCCAGTTGACGCATAA
- a CDS encoding DUF1501 domain-containing protein: MPNKINNFTRREFLNTSLVLASTAATVPGFLLNSSNLMAAEHAKAGTASLPGIPEDRVLVVIQLSGGNDGLNTLIPYGDDHYYKARRQIAIKQKDILTLDTNHGIGLHPGMRELHSLAQAGQCIVLPGIGYPNPNRSHFASMDIYHTGDTLDPRGHGWLGKAIDQSFQKRQPKNPFSIISLGSAAPTAVQGKRAKPITFSNINSFKWGAKGRNAKLDQYYDQIQTQSVNDTAGDPALDFVYRTSLDAHIASDRVRKAVSRKPKTKFPNNKLARQLQQVAAMIADDLPTRVYYVTLGGFDTHANQLYQHQKLLSEFSAATSAFLSELQATGDSNRVMTLAFSEFGRRVEQNASSGTDHGAAGLMFVLGNHLASNSIGIHGQYPSLTDLHKGDLIFNQDFRSVYADLLDNWMKLDATASLGKQFKHTGLLSRKVMNS, from the coding sequence ATGCCCAATAAGATTAATAACTTTACTCGTCGTGAATTTCTAAATACATCGCTTGTTTTAGCTTCGACTGCAGCGACGGTCCCCGGTTTTCTTCTGAATTCATCAAATCTTATGGCCGCGGAGCATGCTAAAGCTGGTACAGCATCGTTACCCGGTATCCCGGAAGATCGTGTACTCGTCGTTATACAACTCTCTGGCGGCAATGATGGGCTCAATACCCTCATCCCATACGGAGATGACCATTATTATAAAGCTCGGCGGCAAATCGCGATAAAGCAGAAAGACATATTAACTCTCGATACGAATCACGGTATCGGCCTTCATCCCGGCATGCGTGAATTGCACAGCCTTGCACAAGCTGGCCAGTGTATTGTGCTGCCCGGTATTGGCTACCCCAATCCTAATCGCTCCCATTTTGCCTCAATGGATATCTATCATACAGGCGACACGCTAGATCCCCGTGGCCATGGTTGGCTCGGTAAAGCAATCGATCAATCTTTTCAAAAGCGTCAGCCGAAAAACCCATTCTCGATCATTAGCCTAGGATCCGCAGCGCCAACCGCTGTCCAAGGGAAACGTGCCAAACCGATCACATTTAGCAACATCAACAGCTTTAAATGGGGCGCAAAAGGCCGTAACGCCAAACTCGATCAATATTACGATCAAATTCAAACGCAAAGCGTCAATGACACAGCAGGTGATCCTGCGCTAGATTTTGTCTATCGCACTTCTTTGGATGCACACATCGCCTCCGATCGTGTACGAAAAGCTGTTTCGCGTAAGCCTAAAACCAAGTTCCCTAATAACAAGTTAGCTCGCCAGCTTCAGCAAGTCGCCGCCATGATTGCTGACGATCTCCCAACGCGTGTCTATTACGTGACCTTAGGTGGCTTCGACACCCATGCCAACCAACTGTATCAGCATCAAAAATTGCTATCGGAATTCTCTGCCGCAACAAGTGCTTTTCTAAGTGAACTTCAAGCGACCGGTGATAGCAACCGGGTCATGACGTTGGCCTTCAGCGAATTTGGTCGGCGTGTTGAGCAAAATGCATCCAGTGGTACCGATCACGGTGCCGCAGGGCTCATGTTTGTGCTCGGAAATCACCTCGCCTCTAACTCAATCGGCATTCATGGCCAATACCCCTCGCTAACGGATCTTCATAAAGGCGATCTCATTTTCAATCAAGATTTCCGTAGCGTGTATGCTGATCTGCTCGATAATTGGATGAAGCTCGACGCCACCGCTTCGCTCGGTAAGCAATTCAAACATACAGGCCTTCTTAGCCGTAAAGTCATGAACTCCTAG
- a CDS encoding TatD family hydrolase, which produces MINPIIDCHTHLQDGSFTSDRDQVIQHALDLGITHLVVNATSPEDWDFVLELPDQYPAIIPCIGLHPWFINEVDDNWLELLEFKLTSSNAQIGEIGLDRWITPRDEELMEGVFREQLTLAHKLNRSATIHCIKAHAWLIEILKSQSIPETGILLHGFGGSAEIVKQLITFSDHIYFSFAGNVLDPSRKKSREAIKAVPDNRLLLETDAPYMIPPDEYVIRGEDPNGKSRNEPANLAHILPGIADILGIDQTDLTEQLFENAANFFPQNIKI; this is translated from the coding sequence ATGATCAATCCCATTATCGATTGTCACACACATCTCCAGGATGGCTCCTTTACCTCTGACCGTGACCAGGTCATTCAGCACGCTCTCGATCTCGGCATCACACACCTCGTCGTCAATGCGACCTCGCCTGAAGACTGGGATTTTGTCCTCGAACTCCCAGATCAATACCCCGCCATCATCCCATGCATTGGCCTTCACCCTTGGTTCATCAATGAAGTCGATGATAATTGGCTTGAGCTTCTCGAATTTAAACTAACATCCTCTAATGCCCAGATAGGTGAGATCGGCCTTGATCGATGGATCACCCCACGCGATGAAGAACTCATGGAAGGCGTATTCCGTGAGCAACTCACCCTTGCCCATAAACTCAACCGTTCAGCAACCATCCACTGCATCAAAGCCCACGCATGGCTCATCGAGATCCTCAAATCACAATCCATCCCAGAGACCGGCATCCTTCTCCACGGCTTCGGAGGATCCGCCGAAATTGTTAAACAACTCATCACCTTCTCCGACCACATCTATTTCTCTTTTGCTGGCAACGTCCTTGACCCATCACGCAAAAAGTCGCGTGAAGCCATCAAAGCCGTTCCCGATAACCGACTTCTACTCGAAACCGATGCCCCCTACATGATCCCTCCCGATGAGTACGTCATTCGCGGTGAAGACCCCAACGGTAAGTCTCGTAATGAGCCCGCTAACCTCGCCCATATCCTCCCCGGCATCGCAGACATCCTCGGCATCGATCAGACCGATCTCACCGAACAACTCTTCGAGAATGCCGCAAACTTCTTCCCCCAGAATATCAAAATATAA
- a CDS encoding PEP-CTERM sorting domain-containing protein, whose translation MSRLRLILPIALCLLISAYLYAQPDNVNISQISQLPSETVEFDHAQYPINPHLIDPAVDPPAPTASSNRTFVPEPGSLILILLGTLAIARRRKDNH comes from the coding sequence ATGTCCCGTTTACGACTCATCCTGCCTATTGCCCTGTGTCTACTCATTAGCGCGTATCTCTACGCGCAGCCAGACAATGTGAATATTTCGCAGATCAGCCAGCTCCCCTCAGAGACTGTGGAGTTCGATCACGCTCAATACCCCATCAATCCGCATCTCATCGATCCCGCTGTCGATCCCCCCGCACCGACCGCCAGCAGCAACCGTACATTCGTTCCCGAGCCCGGCTCTCTCATTCTCATTCTTCTTGGTACCCTCGCCATCGCGCGACGCCGTAAAGACAATCACTAA
- a CDS encoding glycosyltransferase family 4 protein, whose protein sequence is MTTTPDWIYVGRNRLHRSRANLIQTLNTVAALTEMGLSIRLYLPPWPTDKITIDKKLNDLFIPTKIDAVRSQLLHPRWKFWPFIKWNYKTLKQAKQRYTRSAEISIALGKAKLSHHLEIHDFFALKEKKQLDIILKMHANKTIGLLISITEATRQMLINEGADPSRIHVATSGVNLHAFNNVSPFNPQTLSQPNLVYIGRMSNDYGRHIFQEIAQTTQYQITLVGGSKEDESPNISIKPFAPYHQVIDWHDRMSIALMPYQPSLKRIETLSPMKLFEAFGAGRPIIASDLPVIREIITHEHNGLLVDPANPKAWIDAIQRLQNDPALAVKLAENAKASALQYAWPARAKGIVNAVNALQPV, encoded by the coding sequence ATGACCACCACACCCGACTGGATCTACGTTGGCCGCAATAGGCTTCACCGATCACGAGCAAACCTCATCCAAACCCTCAATACAGTGGCCGCGCTCACAGAGATGGGGCTATCCATCCGCCTTTATCTTCCTCCTTGGCCGACTGATAAAATTACGATTGATAAGAAGCTCAATGACCTATTCATACCCACAAAAATAGATGCCGTTCGTTCACAACTGCTTCACCCACGCTGGAAGTTTTGGCCATTCATTAAATGGAACTACAAAACACTCAAGCAAGCCAAGCAACGCTACACGCGATCCGCAGAAATCAGCATCGCTCTCGGTAAAGCCAAGCTTTCTCATCATCTGGAGATTCATGATTTCTTTGCTCTCAAAGAGAAAAAGCAACTCGACATCATCCTCAAAATGCACGCCAACAAAACCATCGGCCTGCTGATCTCTATCACCGAAGCAACACGTCAAATGCTCATCAATGAAGGCGCCGATCCATCACGTATTCACGTCGCGACATCAGGCGTTAATCTGCACGCATTCAACAATGTCTCACCATTCAACCCGCAAACACTTAGCCAGCCCAACCTGGTCTATATCGGCCGCATGTCGAATGATTATGGCCGACATATTTTCCAAGAAATTGCGCAAACAACGCAATACCAGATCACACTCGTCGGCGGATCCAAAGAAGACGAATCACCAAACATCAGTATCAAACCCTTCGCCCCCTATCATCAGGTCATCGATTGGCACGATCGCATGTCCATCGCCTTAATGCCATACCAACCCTCACTCAAGCGCATCGAGACACTCAGCCCGATGAAGCTCTTCGAAGCTTTCGGTGCCGGTCGGCCAATCATCGCCAGCGATCTGCCAGTCATCCGTGAAATCATCACCCATGAACACAACGGCCTGCTCGTCGATCCCGCCAACCCCAAAGCATGGATCGATGCGATACAAAGATTGCAGAATGATCCTGCATTAGCAGTAAAGCTTGCCGAAAACGCAAAAGCCTCTGCCCTTCAATACGCTTGGCCCGCCCGAGCTAAAGGTATCGTCAATGCTGTAAACGCGCTACAACCTGTCTAG
- a CDS encoding alpha/beta hydrolase: MNRFISSWMGILSTCLIALGGCAKGRTNPSFPLTVKKAKHELDLMAASPKPIPRPLIILGGWMDPGFSSEGLNNLIKPAITETPIIAIAFFGSSSFNESANKLIQQLESQIPSDDPNQTVEVDVVAYSMGGLIARYAAIPPQWAPNTTTNFGSTPTSSRKRLNIKNLYTICTPHQGAALAWLGSFDPNARDMKVNSDFLIALDKDYSSNSRFNLRAYARLDDLIVGEQNTAPNDIPTHWVGRSLMGGGHFLADQDPRIIADILRNLRSEPAYTTFPSSPVPAR, from the coding sequence ATGAATCGCTTCATCAGTTCGTGGATGGGCATCCTCTCAACTTGTCTCATCGCTCTAGGTGGTTGCGCCAAAGGTAGAACCAATCCTTCCTTTCCGCTCACCGTGAAGAAAGCTAAGCATGAGTTAGATCTCATGGCCGCCTCACCTAAACCTATCCCTCGCCCACTCATCATCCTTGGCGGCTGGATGGACCCCGGTTTCTCCTCCGAAGGCCTCAATAATCTCATTAAACCCGCCATCACCGAGACCCCCATTATCGCCATTGCTTTCTTTGGCTCGTCCTCCTTCAACGAATCAGCCAACAAACTGATCCAGCAACTCGAATCTCAAATCCCCTCCGATGATCCCAATCAAACCGTCGAAGTCGACGTTGTTGCTTATTCCATGGGAGGGCTCATCGCCCGTTACGCAGCCATCCCTCCGCAATGGGCGCCAAACACAACAACCAACTTTGGCTCAACCCCAACCTCCTCGCGTAAACGTCTGAATATCAAAAACCTCTACACCATCTGCACACCTCATCAAGGTGCAGCCCTCGCTTGGCTCGGTTCCTTCGATCCCAACGCTCGTGATATGAAAGTTAATAGTGACTTTCTTATCGCACTCGACAAAGACTATTCATCGAATAGTCGGTTTAATCTTCGCGCTTACGCTCGTCTCGACGACCTCATCGTCGGCGAGCAAAATACCGCACCCAACGATATCCCCACCCATTGGGTCGGCCGATCTCTCATGGGTGGCGGACACTTCCTTGCCGACCAAGACCCTCGCATCATCGCTGACATCCTTCGCAATCTTCGTAGTGAGCCAGCATACACCACATTTCCATCATCTCCTGTTCCAGCGAGATAA